In Hahella sp. KA22, one genomic interval encodes:
- the ehuD gene encoding ectoine/hydroxyectoine ABC transporter permease subunit EhuD: MIELDWDWDFTWEVLPDLLNAAQITLLATLLGSLLAIGVGLALSLLRRSPSRWISWPVYWVVEFVRSTPLLVQIFFLYYVMPEFGVSLSPMTTGVLALGAHYGAYLSEVFRSGIDGVEKGQWEAARALNLSQFMTYRDIVLPQALRAMIPATGNYIIAMFKETPQLSAITLLEMLQTAKILGSENFRYLEPFTLVGLLYLAFSIIAALGVHQIERRFPKEGFSLR, from the coding sequence ATGATAGAACTGGATTGGGACTGGGATTTCACCTGGGAAGTGTTGCCGGATCTATTGAACGCCGCACAGATAACCTTATTAGCCACCCTGCTGGGCAGCCTGCTGGCGATTGGCGTGGGGTTAGCACTGTCATTGCTGCGGCGCAGCCCCTCGCGCTGGATCAGTTGGCCGGTCTACTGGGTGGTTGAGTTTGTGCGCAGCACGCCGCTGCTGGTGCAGATCTTTTTCCTTTATTACGTTATGCCGGAGTTTGGCGTAAGTCTGTCGCCAATGACCACCGGCGTGCTGGCGCTAGGGGCGCATTATGGGGCGTACCTGTCCGAAGTGTTTCGCAGCGGCATCGATGGCGTGGAGAAGGGGCAATGGGAAGCGGCCAGAGCGCTCAACCTGTCGCAGTTCATGACCTATCGCGACATCGTATTGCCGCAGGCGTTGCGAGCGATGATTCCGGCCACCGGCAACTATATCATCGCTATGTTCAAGGAAACTCCTCAGCTCTCCGCCATCACCTTGTTGGAAATGTTGCAGACCGCCAAAATCCTGGGCTCTGAAAATTTCCGTTACCTGGAGCCATTCACGCTGGTCGGCTTGCTTTACCTGGCGTTCAGCATTATCGCTGCGCTGGGCGTGCATCAGATTGAGCGTCGTTTTCCCAAAGAAGGATTCAGCCTACGATGA
- the ehuA gene encoding ectoine/hydroxyectoine ABC transporter ATP-binding protein EhuA: MTSPIIEFQNVKKQFGELALFENFNFSVEEGEIVSIIGSSGSGKSTLLRILMTLEDIDGGVVRVKGEPLWHMPKGERLVPADKKHLRKMRNHMGMVFQHFNLFPHMTVRRNITEAPMRVKGKTRQEAEREAMDLLALVGLQDKADSYPAQLSGGQKQRVGIARALAMRPEILLLDEITSALDPELVDEVLDVIRNLAKEHSFTMLLVTHEMYFAREISDRVCFFDQGRILEEGPPDKIFVAPEKERTLAFLNAFISA, encoded by the coding sequence ATGACCTCTCCCATCATTGAATTTCAGAATGTAAAAAAACAGTTCGGCGAACTGGCGTTATTTGAAAACTTTAACTTCAGCGTCGAAGAAGGCGAGATCGTTTCCATCATTGGCTCCAGCGGCTCCGGGAAAAGCACGTTATTACGCATCCTGATGACCCTTGAGGATATCGATGGCGGCGTGGTGAGGGTTAAAGGCGAGCCGTTATGGCATATGCCCAAAGGCGAACGGCTTGTTCCTGCCGATAAAAAGCATCTGCGCAAGATGCGGAACCACATGGGAATGGTGTTTCAGCACTTTAATCTGTTTCCCCATATGACGGTGCGACGCAATATCACCGAGGCGCCCATGCGGGTGAAGGGCAAAACCCGACAGGAAGCGGAGCGGGAAGCCATGGATTTGCTTGCGCTGGTAGGGTTGCAAGATAAAGCGGATAGTTATCCCGCGCAGTTATCCGGTGGGCAGAAGCAGCGGGTCGGCATCGCCCGCGCTTTGGCCATGCGGCCGGAAATTCTGTTGCTGGACGAAATAACGTCGGCGCTTGACCCGGAGCTGGTGGATGAAGTGCTGGACGTGATTCGCAACCTCGCCAAAGAGCACAGCTTCACCATGCTGCTGGTGACCCATGAAATGTATTTCGCCCGGGAGATAAGCGATCGCGTCTGTTTTTTCGATCAGGGCAGGATTCTCGAAGAAGGTCCGCCGGACAAGATTTTCGTAGCGCCTGAGAAAGAGCGCACCCTGGCGTTTCTGAATGCTTTCATCAGCGCCTGA